A genomic region of Paenibacillus sp. PL2-23 contains the following coding sequences:
- a CDS encoding Ger(x)C family spore germination protein — protein MMRAILFTILIVFCITSSGCMDQLDIEEETLTLLLAFGMNDEQKLTVLQTNPIFDKEIKSKTQALMVKSDSIRDSKIKLNTFTNGKIVGGKIQVVVMEKDVVMRQNPLPLMDVLYRDPKNSLNAAVIVLDSSIENLKDIVNRPDRPRISVYLKELVETNQETNRTVETTLRSFYYQMLEKGKTPSLTEVKIVRDDMIGIAGIALLNESGIYKTKLSENESVYLLLLQDEAMLPAPISIPIPMKLPESNAGKDKLSFDIMKIKHTIKPEYYSGRFHFTIQLDMTISLTEKMFLLNVQSQLPALEKIIAQKIKNDIERVVQKIQKHRIDPIGLGIYARAYSYPQWKEVKDNWGEELARADIEIETKVKVRSFGVIK, from the coding sequence ATGATGCGCGCAATTCTGTTTACCATCTTGATTGTTTTTTGTATAACCTCTTCTGGCTGCATGGATCAATTGGATATCGAGGAAGAAACCTTAACCTTATTATTAGCATTCGGTATGAATGATGAACAGAAGTTAACCGTACTGCAGACAAACCCCATATTCGATAAGGAGATCAAGAGCAAGACTCAAGCCTTAATGGTGAAAAGCGACTCTATCCGCGACTCCAAAATCAAGCTAAATACGTTCACGAACGGAAAGATTGTCGGAGGGAAGATTCAAGTAGTAGTGATGGAAAAGGACGTGGTGATGCGGCAGAATCCACTTCCCCTAATGGACGTCTTGTATCGTGATCCCAAAAATTCTCTTAATGCGGCAGTCATCGTTTTGGACTCCTCCATTGAAAATTTGAAGGATATAGTCAACCGCCCCGATCGACCGCGGATCTCTGTTTATTTGAAAGAGCTTGTAGAGACAAACCAAGAAACAAATCGCACGGTCGAAACAACATTGAGGTCTTTCTATTATCAGATGCTCGAGAAGGGAAAAACTCCCTCGTTAACGGAAGTGAAAATCGTGAGAGACGATATGATAGGTATAGCCGGAATTGCATTGTTGAATGAATCAGGAATTTATAAAACGAAATTGTCGGAAAATGAAAGCGTATATTTATTGCTCCTGCAGGACGAAGCGATGCTTCCGGCACCTATATCAATACCGATTCCAATGAAACTTCCAGAAAGCAATGCGGGCAAAGATAAACTCAGCTTTGATATCATGAAGATAAAGCATACTATTAAACCGGAATACTACTCTGGGCGCTTCCACTTCACGATTCAGCTTGATATGACGATCAGCTTAACTGAGAAAATGTTTCTATTAAACGTCCAAAGCCAACTTCCTGCATTAGAGAAAATAATCGCTCAAAAAATAAAAAACGATATTGAGCGAGTGGTTCAAAAAATTCAGAAGCATCGAATTGACCCGATTGGATTAGGAATATATGCCAGGGCCTACTCTTATCCACAATGGAAGGAAGTAAAAGACAATTGGGGCGAAGAACTGGCTCGTGCTGATATAGAAATCGAAACCAAGGTGAAAGTAAGAAGCTTCGGCGTTATTAAGTAA
- a CDS encoding FAD-dependent oxidoreductase, translating to MNRVYDVVVLGAGIAGCAAAKLLAERGRTVMLLDRHKFPRHKVCGEFLSPEAQGTLARLGLLKDVLGLGPSRMSRTAIHLRSGGVLDLPLPGTALGVSRWLLDERLQLAAKSAGADFRDGAIVTSVTRRGDYYAVQVRSGKASEELLVRAVIGAWGGAGVSLGDWQEEAEEGAGRSKRERKGASALGVKMHYRFGRETEDSGVTREKGNRGRSEGVELYFFRGGYIGLNAIEAGKINVAALLDPDDIPALHKNVPAMLEEAIGRSPRLADRMSGSMPIMGSSAAVSPVRISYRPLPWKGMPLVGDAICRIPPLCGDGMSMGLRSAELCVSYTERYLQGELTLAQWERDYSAAITAEFSGPLRSGRIAQTLLEMPLLSHVLPLLARLAPGAARGLIRATRLSGQPVPKQ from the coding sequence TTGAACAGAGTCTATGATGTCGTGGTGCTGGGCGCAGGCATTGCGGGCTGCGCGGCGGCCAAGCTGCTGGCGGAGCGGGGGAGAACGGTGATGCTGCTGGATCGGCATAAGTTCCCCCGTCATAAGGTATGCGGTGAGTTTCTGTCGCCCGAAGCGCAGGGTACGCTGGCTCGGCTTGGCCTGCTGAAGGATGTGCTTGGCTTGGGGCCAAGCCGGATGTCGCGGACAGCCATCCATCTGCGAAGCGGTGGTGTGCTCGACTTGCCGCTGCCTGGCACCGCGCTTGGTGTCAGCCGCTGGCTGCTGGACGAGAGGCTGCAGCTAGCGGCGAAGTCGGCGGGCGCGGACTTCCGGGACGGAGCGATCGTAACCTCGGTCACGAGACGGGGCGATTATTACGCGGTCCAGGTGCGAAGCGGGAAGGCTAGCGAGGAGCTGCTTGTCCGCGCGGTGATTGGAGCGTGGGGCGGCGCTGGCGTGTCGCTCGGCGATTGGCAGGAAGAGGCGGAGGAGGGAGCCGGCAGAAGCAAGCGAGAGCGGAAGGGCGCCTCCGCCTTGGGCGTCAAGATGCATTATCGCTTCGGAAGAGAGACGGAGGACAGCGGTGTAACGAGGGAGAAGGGAAATCGCGGCCGTTCCGAAGGCGTGGAGCTGTATTTTTTCCGGGGGGGATATATCGGGCTGAACGCGATTGAGGCCGGCAAAATAAACGTTGCCGCTCTGCTGGACCCTGACGATATTCCAGCGCTTCATAAGAATGTGCCGGCGATGCTGGAGGAGGCGATCGGCCGCAGCCCCAGGCTGGCCGACAGAATGTCCGGCTCCATGCCGATTATGGGGAGCTCGGCCGCCGTATCGCCGGTGCGCATCAGCTATCGGCCATTGCCATGGAAGGGGATGCCGCTCGTCGGAGACGCGATATGCCGTATCCCGCCGCTGTGCGGAGACGGAATGTCCATGGGGCTTCGATCGGCCGAGCTGTGCGTCTCGTACACCGAGCGGTACTTGCAGGGCGAGCTGACCCTAGCGCAGTGGGAGCGCGATTACAGCGCGGCCATTACGGCGGAGTTCAGCGGCCCGCTTCGCTCCGGCCGGATCGCCCAGACGCTGCTGGAGATGCCGCTGCTCTCCCATGTACTGCCGCTCCTGGCCCGGCTGGCGCCCGGCGCGGCGCGGGGGCTGATTCGGGCGACGCGCCTCTCAGGCCAACCCGTGCCCAAGCAGTAG
- a CDS encoding methyltransferase domain-containing protein, with the protein MPRALQARDSRPELMDDLTKGGPKLREALVHLRRLNRLFGAAAPTLYGVRRLWREAGCPRTLSILDVGSGSGDVNRRLLRWALEEGVQLHVTLVDKTEEAAKEAALYYWKESRVQIRQADLFELEADSADIVTGTQFIHHFEGAELKKAVQQMLRVSRLGVALNDIHRHWLPWSAVWLAARLVSRNPYIRHDGPLSVAKGFRAEDWEKLRQHPGLEGLDYSWRPLFRYAVMVSKSERPSDHGEAEEELH; encoded by the coding sequence ATGCCTAGAGCGCTGCAGGCGCGAGACTCTCGTCCCGAGCTGATGGACGACTTAACGAAGGGAGGCCCCAAGCTTCGGGAAGCGCTTGTCCATCTGCGCAGGCTGAACCGGCTGTTCGGCGCGGCGGCGCCTACGCTTTACGGGGTGCGACGGCTATGGCGCGAGGCTGGCTGCCCAAGGACCCTGTCTATCTTGGATGTGGGGTCCGGATCGGGAGATGTGAACAGGAGGCTGCTGCGGTGGGCGCTGGAGGAAGGCGTGCAGCTGCATGTAACCTTGGTGGACAAGACGGAGGAGGCGGCCAAGGAGGCAGCCCTCTATTACTGGAAGGAATCGCGAGTCCAGATTCGGCAGGCTGATCTGTTCGAATTGGAGGCGGACTCTGCGGATATCGTGACGGGAACACAATTTATTCATCATTTTGAAGGCGCAGAGCTGAAGAAGGCCGTCCAGCAGATGCTTCGCGTGTCCCGTCTCGGCGTCGCGCTTAACGACATTCACCGCCACTGGCTGCCGTGGTCGGCAGTATGGCTGGCTGCCCGGCTGGTGTCGCGTAATCCATACATACGGCATGACGGCCCGTTGTCCGTGGCCAAGGGATTCCGCGCAGAGGATTGGGAGAAGCTGCGGCAGCATCCGGGCCTCGAGGGTCTGGACTATTCATGGCGGCCGCTGTTCCGATACGCGGTTATGGTATCCAAAAGCGAACGGCCGAGCGATCATGGCGAGGCGGAGGAGGAGCTGCATTGA
- a CDS encoding heavy metal translocating P-type ATPase — protein MAQERLQEQGQRSEQVTFDITGMTCAACANRIEKGLNRLPGVTQASVNFAMETASVSYRSAEIDVDAMQSKVQQLGYEAALKLEEGRSEASKLQEIRRHKRMILLSAVLSLPLLWSMAGHFSFTSWIPMPAWLMNPWLQLILATPVQFIVGAPFYRGAYKALRNGSANMDVLVSLGTSAAYFYSLYLTLEWSLDGASAHHGPSLYFETSAVLITLVVLGKLFEALAKGRTSQAIQSLMSLQAKTAIVVRDGEEIRMPIEDVLPGDVLLVKPGEKIPVDGVVLDGQSAVDESMLTGESLPVGKGTGDSVIGATLNKNGLLRIKATKVGKETALAQIIKVVEDAQGSKAPIQRIADVISGIFVPIVVVVAIAAFAVWYFFITPGQFGESLEKAIAILVIACPCTLGLATPTSIMAGSGRAAELGVLFKGGEHLEGTHRVDTVVLDKTGTVSNGKPVLTDVVTAWNEQQFLKLVGGAERGSEHPLAEAIVAGVAERGTAIGEASAFESLPGYGIGATVDGRKVLAGTRRLMEQNGVAAQSAYEHMAELELAGKTAMLIAIDGEYAGIVAVADTIKPSSAQAVARLRAMGIDVVMLTGDNKRTAKAIARQAGIDHVLAEVLPEGKAEEVKKLQAEGRKVAMVGDGINDAPALAVADVGMAIGTGTDVAMEAADVTLMRGDLLSIADAIMLSRKTMANIKQNLFWALGYNTLGIPIAAIGLLAPWVAGAAMALSSVSVVLNALRLQRMKV, from the coding sequence ATGGCACAAGAGCGGCTTCAAGAGCAAGGGCAACGGAGTGAGCAAGTGACGTTTGATATAACGGGCATGACCTGTGCGGCATGCGCCAACCGGATTGAAAAAGGGTTAAATCGGCTGCCGGGCGTTACGCAGGCTAGCGTAAACTTTGCGATGGAGACGGCCAGCGTGAGCTATCGGTCGGCAGAAATCGATGTGGACGCTATGCAGAGCAAGGTGCAGCAGCTAGGCTACGAGGCAGCGCTCAAGCTGGAGGAGGGGCGCTCGGAGGCGTCCAAGCTGCAAGAGATCAGGCGCCACAAGCGGATGATTCTGCTGTCTGCCGTGCTGTCATTGCCGCTATTGTGGAGCATGGCAGGCCACTTCAGCTTCACATCATGGATTCCCATGCCGGCATGGCTGATGAATCCATGGCTTCAGCTTATCCTGGCAACGCCCGTTCAATTCATCGTGGGCGCGCCCTTCTATCGAGGCGCGTACAAAGCGCTTCGCAACGGCAGCGCGAACATGGATGTGCTGGTCTCGCTGGGCACCTCGGCCGCCTACTTCTACAGCCTGTATCTGACGCTGGAGTGGTCGCTGGATGGGGCGTCCGCGCATCACGGACCGTCGCTTTATTTTGAGACGAGCGCCGTGCTTATTACACTTGTCGTATTAGGCAAGCTGTTCGAAGCGTTGGCCAAGGGCCGCACATCCCAAGCGATCCAATCCTTGATGAGCCTGCAGGCTAAGACAGCTATTGTCGTGCGTGACGGCGAAGAGATAAGGATGCCGATTGAGGATGTGCTGCCCGGAGACGTGCTCCTCGTGAAGCCTGGCGAGAAGATTCCCGTGGACGGCGTGGTGCTTGATGGGCAATCCGCAGTGGATGAATCCATGCTGACGGGGGAAAGCCTGCCCGTTGGCAAAGGGACGGGAGACAGCGTAATCGGCGCCACCTTGAACAAAAACGGACTGCTGCGCATAAAAGCGACCAAGGTGGGCAAGGAAACGGCACTAGCGCAGATCATTAAGGTTGTGGAGGACGCCCAAGGCTCCAAGGCGCCTATTCAGCGTATAGCAGATGTGATTTCCGGCATATTCGTGCCCATCGTCGTGGTTGTAGCGATTGCGGCGTTTGCTGTATGGTATTTTTTCATTACGCCCGGACAATTCGGAGAGTCGCTGGAGAAGGCCATCGCGATACTCGTTATCGCATGCCCTTGCACACTGGGGCTTGCGACGCCAACCTCTATCATGGCGGGCTCCGGAAGAGCAGCGGAGCTTGGCGTGCTGTTCAAGGGCGGCGAGCATCTGGAGGGCACGCATCGTGTGGATACCGTCGTGCTGGATAAGACGGGAACCGTATCGAATGGCAAGCCGGTCCTTACGGATGTTGTGACTGCTTGGAACGAGCAGCAATTTCTGAAGCTGGTTGGAGGTGCGGAGAGGGGCTCCGAGCATCCCCTTGCGGAAGCGATTGTGGCAGGCGTAGCGGAGAGAGGAACTGCCATTGGAGAGGCAAGTGCCTTTGAATCGCTTCCGGGCTATGGCATTGGGGCAACGGTGGACGGGCGCAAGGTGCTGGCGGGTACTCGACGGCTAATGGAGCAAAACGGTGTTGCGGCCCAGTCTGCTTACGAGCATATGGCGGAGCTGGAGCTTGCGGGCAAGACGGCAATGCTGATCGCCATCGACGGCGAGTATGCTGGCATTGTAGCGGTAGCGGATACAATTAAGCCATCTTCGGCGCAAGCCGTTGCCCGTCTTCGAGCGATGGGCATAGATGTCGTAATGCTGACGGGAGACAATAAGCGTACGGCGAAAGCTATTGCAAGACAAGCCGGTATCGATCATGTGCTGGCTGAGGTGCTGCCGGAAGGCAAGGCGGAGGAAGTGAAGAAGCTGCAGGCGGAAGGGCGCAAGGTAGCGATGGTCGGAGACGGCATTAACGACGCCCCGGCGCTGGCTGTAGCTGACGTGGGTATGGCGATCGGTACAGGCACGGATGTTGCGATGGAGGCGGCGGATGTCACGCTTATGCGAGGCGATCTTCTCAGCATAGCGGACGCGATTATGCTCAGCCGCAAGACGATGGCGAACATCAAGCAGAACCTTTTCTGGGCACTTGGCTACAATACGCTGGGCATACCGATTGCGGCTATTGGCTTGCTGGCGCCTTGGGTTGCAGGCGCTGCGATGGCGCTGAGCTCTGTGTCTGTCGTGCTGAACGCGCTTCGTCTGCAGCGAATGAAGGTTTAA
- a CDS encoding spore germination protein — protein MEIFRYLRKQRKLQSQIVPFEAMEGDPPKESPQLSNNLAENLDYLKQNIPNSPDLMFRTLRLGEDRQEEAVLVYNDGMVDKNSLNNNVIRPLIETGSLDILQCVSIANIKLSSSWDEIEDRLYRGFTLLIVDRSSMAYLFETQGWPQRAIEEPQSETSINGAHQGFSEIATQNIALIRRHLPNKQLQMSKVNVGIRGKTEISVLYLADVCHPSFIHEFLERIRRIEIDSIINTGELAECIEDHPYSPLPQFQLTERPDNVASHLLQGRIAAVVDCSPNVLISPMTFFSYFQTLDDYSSRWYVSSFIRLLRFIGFLISILLPALYISALSFHYELIPLEMIITIGESRYKVAFPPLLEALMMELALEMIREAGIRLPAPIGQTVGIVGGIVIGQAAVEAGIVSNIMVIVVSLTAIASFIIPSKEMGAAIRLIQFPMMLMAAMFGMIGISIGIMSLIGYMVSMKSLGTPYMTPLAPFRLWDWRDLLIRLPIWRMDFRPQSNKPMQKRRQGNIRHKEDN, from the coding sequence TTGGAAATCTTCAGATATTTGCGTAAACAAAGAAAACTACAATCGCAAATCGTTCCATTTGAAGCTATGGAAGGGGATCCTCCTAAAGAATCGCCTCAACTCAGCAACAATCTGGCTGAGAATTTGGATTATCTGAAGCAAAACATTCCTAACAGTCCGGATTTGATGTTCCGCACGCTTCGATTAGGAGAGGATCGTCAAGAAGAGGCAGTCTTGGTCTATAATGACGGAATGGTCGATAAGAACTCACTAAACAACAACGTGATTCGACCTTTAATTGAAACGGGAAGTTTAGACATTCTACAATGCGTCTCGATAGCAAATATTAAGCTGTCTTCATCGTGGGATGAAATCGAGGATAGATTATATCGCGGATTTACCCTACTGATAGTGGATCGTTCCAGCATGGCCTATTTATTCGAGACACAAGGCTGGCCTCAACGCGCGATTGAAGAGCCTCAGTCGGAGACCTCCATTAATGGGGCTCACCAAGGCTTTAGTGAAATAGCGACTCAGAATATCGCATTAATCAGAAGGCACTTACCGAACAAGCAGCTTCAGATGTCAAAAGTGAATGTAGGAATTCGCGGCAAAACAGAAATATCCGTTCTGTATCTTGCAGACGTTTGCCATCCATCCTTCATTCATGAGTTTCTAGAACGCATTCGTAGGATCGAAATCGATTCTATTATTAACACAGGTGAGCTCGCTGAATGCATTGAGGATCATCCCTACAGTCCTTTGCCCCAATTTCAATTAACCGAGCGTCCGGATAACGTGGCTTCGCATTTGCTGCAGGGCCGAATCGCGGCAGTTGTAGATTGCTCGCCAAATGTATTGATAAGTCCTATGACTTTTTTTTCCTACTTCCAGACACTGGATGATTACAGTTCGAGATGGTATGTCTCATCCTTTATACGGTTACTCCGGTTCATTGGATTTCTTATTTCCATTCTCCTGCCTGCCCTCTATATCTCGGCGCTATCCTTCCATTATGAGCTGATCCCATTGGAAATGATCATCACGATTGGAGAATCCAGATACAAGGTGGCTTTCCCGCCATTACTTGAGGCATTGATGATGGAGTTGGCACTGGAGATGATTCGAGAAGCAGGTATTAGGCTTCCAGCTCCTATAGGTCAGACAGTTGGGATTGTAGGTGGTATTGTCATTGGGCAAGCTGCGGTTGAAGCCGGCATTGTAAGTAATATTATGGTGATAGTCGTGTCATTAACCGCTATCGCTTCATTCATCATTCCGAGCAAGGAAATGGGCGCCGCCATACGGTTAATTCAGTTTCCCATGATGTTGATGGCTGCCATGTTCGGTATGATCGGTATCTCCATTGGAATTATGAGCTTGATTGGCTATATGGTATCCATGAAATCACTTGGCACACCATACATGACCCCACTTGCCCCCTTTCGCCTGTGGGACTGGAGGGATCTGCTAATCCGATTGCCCATCTGGCGAATGGATTTCAGACCCCAATCCAACAAACCGATGCAGAAGAGAAGGCAAGGCAACATTCGACATAAGGAGGATAACTAG
- a CDS encoding endospore germination permease: MQTSIQNKPITRFQFIVFIHLTQVGIGILTLPSVLHESAGTDGWISIIAGGLMSILLSILIILSVRSTNYNNFQELLINTFGSWIGKFVMLLWSGYACLAAMTVILQAVFIINTWILPHTPPYVILCLFTVPLYIIIRNSIQDLARYGEAVFFLCAWMPLISIPLVDKLQWIHLLPIAKEGWSPIIYAVQTTALSFLGFELIYFFYPNLEDKTKAISAVVIANLMSMLLFLFVALLCFMYFSPDEIESHLWPTLQLLKTIELPFIERFEIIFLSLYLFILSMTGLPYFYFFLQGLSSVFSITDHKRLLKWFITVMLLAGLFFHTTYEQVFHLSRWWNTAGIYYSFGFPILLFLLRLIWRRGHVE, from the coding sequence GTGCAAACCTCTATACAGAACAAACCTATCACACGCTTCCAATTCATTGTGTTCATTCATTTAACTCAAGTTGGCATTGGTATTCTCACTTTGCCAAGCGTATTGCATGAGTCAGCCGGAACAGACGGATGGATCTCGATCATCGCAGGCGGATTGATGTCCATCTTGCTTAGCATCTTAATCATACTGTCTGTTCGTTCTACTAATTATAATAACTTTCAAGAGTTATTAATAAATACCTTTGGCAGCTGGATTGGAAAATTCGTTATGCTGCTCTGGTCAGGTTACGCATGCCTGGCTGCCATGACCGTCATATTACAGGCTGTTTTCATCATAAATACTTGGATCCTCCCCCATACACCTCCATATGTCATACTTTGCTTGTTTACCGTTCCTTTATATATCATTATACGGAATTCCATTCAAGACCTCGCAAGATATGGCGAAGCCGTCTTTTTCCTATGTGCGTGGATGCCCTTAATCAGCATTCCACTCGTCGATAAATTGCAGTGGATACATCTTCTGCCGATTGCCAAGGAAGGTTGGTCGCCAATCATTTATGCTGTCCAGACGACAGCACTATCCTTTCTGGGTTTCGAACTGATTTATTTCTTTTACCCCAACTTAGAGGATAAAACGAAGGCAATTTCTGCTGTAGTTATTGCAAATTTGATGTCGATGCTTTTATTTCTGTTCGTGGCACTCCTTTGCTTTATGTACTTTAGCCCTGACGAAATCGAATCCCATCTATGGCCTACGCTGCAGCTTTTAAAAACAATCGAACTGCCTTTTATTGAACGCTTTGAAATTATTTTTTTGTCGCTCTATCTATTCATTCTATCCATGACAGGACTTCCGTACTTCTACTTTTTCCTGCAAGGATTATCTTCCGTGTTCTCGATAACGGATCATAAGCGATTGCTCAAATGGTTTATTACAGTAATGCTGCTTGCCGGTCTATTCTTTCATACAACTTATGAACAAGTATTCCATTTAAGCCGCTGGTGGAATACTGCCGGCATTTATTATTCGTTCGGATTCCCAATATTGCTGTTCCTGTTGAGGCTTATATGGAGGAGAGGTCACGTGGAATGA